A window of Proteus columbae contains these coding sequences:
- a CDS encoding response regulator, whose product MPSYSIMIVDDHPIMRYGLRLLLEKDKDFVVVSESGNAQEAVTAAKQLNPDLIMMDLNLQGRSGIDIIRTLRRSGLTSYVLVLSVSDSRNDVYAALDAGANGYLLKECELDMLLLSLRKAAVGHPVYSERVWQYIQLRQNYSDPLSALTKRELDVLHEVSAGMKNKQIAENLFISEETVKVHIRNILKKLQVTSRLAASLILIKHQY is encoded by the coding sequence ATGCCTAGCTACTCAATTATGATAGTGGATGATCACCCTATCATGAGATATGGATTACGGCTATTGTTAGAAAAAGACAAGGACTTTGTCGTAGTAAGCGAAAGTGGCAATGCTCAAGAGGCTGTAACCGCTGCAAAACAGTTAAATCCAGACTTAATTATGATGGATTTAAATCTACAAGGGCGTTCAGGTATTGATATTATTCGAACACTTCGTCGCTCTGGTTTAACATCTTATGTTCTTGTTTTATCCGTTTCTGATTCACGTAATGATGTTTACGCTGCGTTGGATGCTGGCGCAAACGGTTATCTTTTAAAAGAGTGTGAGTTAGACATGCTATTACTTAGCCTACGCAAAGCAGCTGTTGGGCATCCTGTTTATAGTGAGCGAGTGTGGCAATATATACAGCTTAGGCAAAACTATTCTGATCCACTTTCAGCATTGACTAAAAGAGAGTTAGATGTTCTTCATGAAGTGTCTGCTGGAATGAAAAATAAACAAATTGCTGAGAATTTATTTATTTCTGAAGAAACAGTGAAAGTCCACATTCGTAATATTTTAAAGAAACTGCAAGTCACTTCTCGTTTAGCTGCCAGTCTTATTCTTATTAAGCATCAGTACTAA
- the dapE gene encoding succinyl-diaminopimelate desuccinylase — protein MSCPVIELAQQLISRPSISPDDQGCQQLIIDRLAPLGFTIERMPFGETENLWACRGGEGETLAFAGHTDVVPTGDLDLWDNPPFEPSIRDGLLYGRGAADMKGSLAAMIVAAERFVRSYPDHRGRLAFLITSDEEAKAADGTVKVVQSLMSRGERLDYCLVGEPSSQHHLGDMVKNGRRGSITANLIIQGVQGHVAYPHLAENPIHLASPFIQELVNTVWDEGNEFFPATTMQIANIHAGTGSNNVIPGELFIQFNFRFSTAITDEEIRQRTEALLQKHQLRYQLEWSLSGQPFITGQGKLLEAVRYSVKHYTNLEPELSTSGGTSDGRFIAQMGAQVVELGPVNATIHKVNECVNAADLQQLSRIYQRVMEQLIL, from the coding sequence ATGTCCTGTCCTGTTATTGAGCTTGCACAACAACTGATTTCGCGTCCCTCAATCAGCCCTGATGATCAAGGTTGTCAGCAACTGATTATCGATAGGCTTGCCCCTCTTGGTTTTACGATTGAAAGAATGCCTTTTGGTGAAACTGAAAATCTCTGGGCTTGTCGTGGTGGTGAAGGCGAAACACTAGCCTTTGCTGGTCATACTGATGTTGTACCAACAGGTGATCTTGATTTGTGGGATAACCCGCCTTTTGAACCATCTATTCGTGATGGTCTGTTATATGGACGCGGTGCGGCGGATATGAAAGGCTCGCTTGCCGCCATGATTGTCGCTGCTGAACGTTTTGTTCGCTCTTATCCTGATCACCGTGGACGACTGGCCTTTTTAATTACATCGGATGAAGAAGCCAAAGCCGCAGACGGCACGGTTAAAGTCGTACAATCTTTAATGTCGCGTGGCGAACGTCTCGACTATTGCCTTGTGGGTGAGCCTTCAAGCCAACATCATTTAGGCGATATGGTAAAAAATGGTCGTCGAGGCTCAATAACAGCAAATTTAATTATTCAAGGTGTGCAAGGTCATGTCGCTTACCCTCACCTTGCGGAAAATCCTATTCATCTTGCCTCCCCTTTTATCCAAGAGCTCGTTAATACTGTTTGGGATGAAGGCAACGAGTTTTTCCCAGCAACTACAATGCAAATTGCCAATATCCATGCAGGTACAGGCAGCAATAATGTGATCCCCGGTGAGCTGTTTATTCAATTTAATTTCCGCTTTAGTACTGCCATTACAGATGAAGAAATTCGCCAACGTACAGAAGCGTTACTACAAAAGCATCAACTTCGCTATCAGTTGGAATGGTCTTTATCTGGCCAGCCTTTTATTACCGGCCAAGGTAAATTACTTGAAGCTGTCCGTTACTCCGTTAAGCATTACACCAATTTAGAGCCAGAGCTTTCCACCAGTGGAGGCACTTCTGATGGTCGATTTATTGCCCAAATGGGCGCGCAAGTTGTCGAATTAGGCCCTGTTAATGCAACAATTCATAAAGTTAATGAGTGTGTTAATGCGGCAGATTTACAACAGCTTAGCCGAATTTATCAGCGGGTTATGGAGCAACTTATTTTATGA
- a CDS encoding ArsC family reductase encodes MSTTNLTYTMYGIKNCDTIKKARKWLDDNHVPYTFHDYRKEGLTEALLRTFTENLDWQTLVNKRGTTWRQLSDEEKNAITDVTSAISLMLDKPAIIKRPILVSSDNRFVVGFDVNDYSSFTGA; translated from the coding sequence ATGTCCACGACAAACCTGACATATACCATGTACGGCATAAAAAATTGCGATACAATCAAAAAAGCACGTAAATGGCTAGATGATAATCATGTTCCCTACACGTTTCATGATTACCGCAAAGAGGGTTTGACGGAAGCATTATTACGCACCTTTACAGAAAATTTAGATTGGCAGACACTTGTGAATAAAAGAGGAACAACTTGGCGTCAATTATCTGATGAAGAAAAAAACGCAATCACTGATGTTACCTCTGCAATCTCACTTATGTTAGATAAACCCGCGATCATTAAACGCCCTATTCTTGTGTCATCAGACAACCGCTTTGTTGTTGGTTTTGATGTCAATGATTATTCGTCCTTTACAGGAGCCTAA
- a CDS encoding energy transducer TonB family protein — MPKFQLCSSKAFILALGVHAIFVMAYFYFNKENTVLIQEPELAVMMSLSENVQALSDEKQVVGVDQQLAVASQKKVEQDIAEKQPDLIVNENADILLEKPKKRVNVEQTAKVTPITSPVKPAPTISENVSSQSAPSSSRSAAKQQSNDVSANYDSDSDSTESALALWQAKTKGHLNRYKAYPEEAKSKGRTGISKVRFIVDEQGYVISSELILSSGVRSLDREAQRVLKRAEPLPIPPIELLSKGKIMVEMPIEFSTLTF, encoded by the coding sequence ATGCCAAAATTTCAGCTTTGTAGTTCTAAAGCATTTATTTTGGCTCTCGGTGTACATGCTATTTTTGTCATGGCTTATTTTTATTTCAATAAAGAGAATACGGTACTTATACAAGAGCCAGAATTAGCTGTAATGATGAGCTTAAGCGAAAACGTACAAGCACTCAGTGATGAAAAACAGGTTGTAGGCGTCGATCAACAATTGGCGGTAGCAAGCCAAAAAAAGGTAGAGCAAGATATTGCTGAAAAACAGCCTGATCTAATTGTGAATGAAAATGCAGATATTTTGCTCGAAAAACCTAAAAAAAGAGTCAATGTAGAGCAAACAGCTAAAGTGACACCTATAACCTCTCCGGTAAAGCCCGCGCCTACTATTAGCGAAAATGTGTCTAGCCAATCAGCACCATCAAGCAGCCGCTCTGCGGCGAAACAGCAATCTAATGATGTTAGTGCAAATTATGATAGCGATTCAGATAGTACGGAAAGCGCATTAGCATTATGGCAAGCTAAAACAAAAGGGCATCTTAATCGCTATAAAGCCTATCCCGAAGAAGCCAAAAGTAAAGGTAGAACAGGGATTTCTAAAGTACGCTTTATTGTTGATGAACAAGGTTATGTCATATCGAGTGAATTAATTCTTAGTAGTGGCGTGCGTTCTTTAGACAGAGAAGCACAACGAGTACTCAAACGTGCAGAACCCTTACCAATACCGCCAATTGAGTTATTGTCGAAAGGTAAAATAATGGTTGAAATGCCAATTGAGTTTTCTACACTAACGTTCTAA
- a CDS encoding TonB-dependent receptor, producing the protein MKFTRKILSTLILFSGVNHLAIASETDKAIQFSSLKVSSAQKETPEQKALGKPGAYSSIGEINNLESVEQTLRSTPGTYTQMDVSQPGIGVNIRGLSGFGRVNMMVDGVTQTMYSTSPSQYAHGAQPYNQFNSMIDPNFIIQIDISRGQQDGENSINALAGSANFKTIGVEDILFQGHTWGVRSKAAGGTNGLGYNGMVAVAGQRSLFNDDGSIGAMLALSGHKIESSYKNGAGFNSEEFSTSKEFNQRPHSELTKINIKPNDSHELELSGRFYNNDFNRRKIDAKDYYAKYRYTPLNDLFDSEILLSHSQASQKFAGDSLVSLREANAKNISDSLVAKNTSRFNYDELDMALTLGTKLMSIEYKRSVIAPSTDPWQSQNMVEYNTFAPQGKNDLTSFFSQMKFEYDIYTLDLNLNYVDYHIKGRKPACDPRAACFPEGEMNLSRHDRNWDPGMLFSAEIIPEFQPFVSYAHTMRAPTSQEIFFANEGGASMNPFLKSEKADTVQIGFNSYHPDLMMEGDSLRFKGLWYHTKIKDYISSDSYLVCKGGVRCKNDGSLTGEDYAGIEYDGNIFLYTNSLDPVTLRGYELQANYDAGVFYTNLSYSDQRTSQPTSIASTDFGQTPASELPKYYATIDTGVRFFDDQSLELGTVIQITGKARKSSPEGVDYDTGKVPMVQQDDIPTVVDVYSNYRINKNISLKFAVHNLMNKNYSNALDRSNSAPIMQDPSANTQTARGRSYLFAGEVRF; encoded by the coding sequence ATGAAATTTACAAGGAAAATACTTAGCACTCTTATTTTATTTTCGGGTGTTAATCATCTTGCCATCGCATCTGAAACAGATAAAGCGATTCAATTTAGTAGCTTAAAAGTTTCATCAGCACAAAAAGAAACGCCTGAACAAAAAGCATTGGGAAAACCAGGTGCTTATAGCTCTATTGGTGAAATTAATAATCTTGAATCTGTTGAACAAACATTACGTTCAACGCCGGGAACATATACTCAAATGGATGTGAGTCAGCCGGGCATTGGTGTTAATATTCGCGGATTAAGTGGTTTTGGTCGCGTTAATATGATGGTTGATGGTGTCACTCAAACTATGTATAGCACATCACCTAGCCAATATGCGCATGGCGCGCAACCTTACAACCAATTTAATAGCATGATCGATCCGAATTTTATTATTCAAATCGATATTTCTCGTGGTCAACAAGACGGTGAAAATAGTATTAATGCCCTAGCAGGAAGTGCTAATTTTAAAACTATTGGTGTAGAAGATATTTTATTTCAAGGACACACTTGGGGTGTCAGAAGTAAAGCTGCTGGTGGCACAAATGGATTAGGTTATAACGGTATGGTTGCTGTTGCTGGGCAACGTTCATTATTTAATGATGATGGTAGCATTGGTGCAATGCTTGCATTAAGTGGGCATAAAATAGAATCGTCTTATAAAAATGGCGCGGGATTTAATAGTGAAGAATTTTCGACAAGCAAAGAATTCAATCAACGACCGCATTCAGAACTGACTAAAATTAATATTAAACCTAACGACTCTCATGAATTAGAATTAAGTGGTCGTTTTTATAACAATGATTTTAATCGACGAAAAATTGATGCAAAAGATTATTATGCGAAATATCGCTATACACCGCTAAACGATCTATTTGATAGCGAAATTTTGCTTAGCCACAGCCAAGCATCACAAAAATTTGCAGGTGATTCTCTTGTTAGTTTACGTGAAGCAAATGCAAAAAATATATCTGATTCACTAGTCGCTAAAAATACCAGCCGCTTTAATTACGATGAATTGGATATGGCATTAACACTGGGCACAAAATTAATGTCAATAGAATACAAACGCAGTGTTATTGCACCTTCTACTGATCCGTGGCAATCACAAAATATGGTTGAATATAATACGTTTGCACCGCAAGGAAAAAACGATTTAACCAGCTTCTTTTCACAAATGAAATTTGAATACGATATTTATACTCTCGACCTTAATTTAAATTATGTCGATTATCATATTAAAGGACGAAAACCCGCTTGTGATCCACGAGCCGCATGTTTCCCCGAAGGTGAAATGAACCTCAGTCGCCATGATAGAAATTGGGACCCAGGCATGTTGTTTTCTGCCGAAATTATTCCTGAATTTCAGCCTTTTGTAAGCTATGCACACACCATGAGGGCACCGACATCACAAGAGATCTTTTTTGCCAATGAAGGCGGTGCTTCAATGAACCCATTTTTAAAAAGCGAAAAGGCAGATACTGTGCAAATTGGTTTTAATAGCTATCACCCAGATTTAATGATGGAAGGCGATAGTTTACGATTTAAAGGATTGTGGTATCACACAAAAATCAAAGATTACATTTCCAGTGATTCTTATTTGGTATGTAAAGGTGGGGTGCGTTGTAAAAATGACGGTTCTTTAACTGGCGAGGATTACGCGGGGATAGAATACGATGGGAATATTTTCTTGTACACCAATAGCCTTGATCCTGTGACTTTACGTGGTTATGAGCTACAAGCAAATTATGATGCAGGAGTGTTTTATACTAACCTCTCATACAGTGACCAACGAACTTCACAGCCGACTTCGATTGCCAGTACAGACTTTGGGCAAACGCCCGCTTCTGAATTACCTAAATATTATGCCACTATTGATACAGGTGTTCGCTTCTTTGATGACCAGTCATTAGAACTAGGCACTGTGATCCAAATAACGGGAAAAGCACGTAAATCCTCACCAGAAGGGGTAGATTACGATACAGGTAAAGTGCCAATGGTGCAGCAAGATGATATCCCAACGGTTGTCGATGTTTATAGTAATTACAGAATTAATAAAAACATTTCTTTAAAATTTGCCGTGCATAATTTAATGAATAAAAATTATTCTAATGCGCTTGATAGAAGTAATTCAGCGCCGATTATGCAAGATCCGAGTGCAAATACACAAACTGCCCGTGGCAGAAGTTATCTTTTTGCAGGAGAAGTACGTTTTTAA
- a CDS encoding ChaN family lipoprotein, whose product MFFSISKKILLLVSLISLSACHSIEKQPVSTVDLAIIQSANIIDTQTGQSITADTLLTRLASQSHVIIGEKHDNAYHHDIEYWLMTELPKKRPQGAVLLEMLTPSQQSLVDNTKKRYSGSEYLRDERLMAALKWNSGWPWKWYGNIVKAGLSADYPLLAANIDRSEISSAYKNPPIIDGVHSTDTSVRQLIQKTIELSHDGELDKTQAEKMTVIQQLRDRAMAKSLLDAPTPALLIAGSFHATKIMGVPLHVADLAPNEKVTVVIMTEEGSDVTSVHADYLWITPVALP is encoded by the coding sequence ATGTTTTTCTCAATATCAAAAAAGATCTTACTACTAGTTTCATTAATAAGTCTTTCAGCATGTCATTCAATAGAAAAACAACCTGTATCAACCGTAGATCTGGCAATTATTCAGTCAGCAAACATCATTGATACTCAGACTGGGCAATCCATCACAGCAGACACACTGTTAACACGATTAGCAAGTCAATCACATGTGATTATTGGTGAAAAACATGACAATGCTTATCATCATGATATTGAGTATTGGTTAATGACAGAGCTACCTAAAAAACGCCCTCAAGGAGCAGTTTTACTTGAGATGCTAACTCCAAGCCAGCAATCATTAGTGGATAACACAAAGAAACGTTATTCAGGCTCCGAATATCTACGAGATGAGCGACTAATGGCTGCATTAAAATGGAATTCAGGTTGGCCTTGGAAATGGTATGGCAATATAGTTAAAGCAGGGCTAAGCGCTGATTATCCTTTATTAGCGGCAAATATTGATCGCAGTGAAATATCTAGTGCGTATAAAAATCCTCCTATTATTGATGGTGTGCATTCAACTGATACCTCTGTTCGCCAACTTATTCAAAAAACAATTGAGCTTTCTCATGACGGTGAGCTTGATAAAACACAAGCAGAAAAAATGACGGTTATTCAGCAATTGCGTGATCGTGCAATGGCTAAAAGTTTATTAGATGCTCCGACACCCGCACTGTTAATTGCTGGCTCTTTTCATGCTACAAAAATAATGGGTGTACCTTTACACGTTGCTGATCTAGCACCGAATGAAAAAGTAACTGTGGTGATAATGACGGAAGAGGGAAGTGATGTGACTTCCGTTCATGCCGATTATCTTTGGATAACACCTGTCGCCTTACCTTAA
- a CDS encoding S9 family peptidase produces the protein MLVATKKRMTLQLTSAIMALLISATPALAQNQKDSLVMPPKANKVPHVMTEHGDTRTDNYYWLRDDSRKDPNVLDYLNAENAYTESVMKEGKALEETLFNEMVSRMAQNDESVPYIYNGYTYRTIYQEGKDFPIYQRKPVNSEGEWEVLVDGNERAKGHEFYQLGDLTISPDNKRIAIAEDKEGRRNYNVAYKDLSDNTWKENVLTNISANLVWANDSKTLFYVDKDPQTLLPYQIYRHQYGTDRKQDVKIFEENDDRFYTWMGKSKSEDYILVSIESSTTSESRLIDANAPEKPMVIFSARQEGREYDIDHFNGEFYIRSNHESELFGLYKTASIDKPWETVIAPQKEVDLEGFDLFNRWLVVEERKQGLVSLRQIDWKTGQSTNVTFDDPVYMAWLGFNPQADSEELRFGYTSMTTPSSTYQWNMQTHQKQLLKQQEVKGFERNLYESERIWVKAQDGVEVPVSLVYRKDLFKKGENPILIYGYGSYGSSIDPSFSSPRLSLLDRGFVYAIVHVRGGGELGKRWYNQGKMEHKVNTFTDFIDATKYLIAKGYGAPKHVYAMGGSAGGLLMGAVVNMAPELYRGVVSQVPFVDVVTTMLDASIPLTTGEYEEWGNPADKDVYFRLKSYSPYDNVVAKAYPHLLVTTGLHDSQVQYWEPAKWVAKLRELKTDNNLLLLETNMSAGHGGKSGRFNRLRDTAKEYAFILMLEQPEVYFKAQNIK, from the coding sequence ATGCTAGTCGCAACAAAAAAACGGATGACGTTGCAATTAACGAGTGCGATCATGGCATTGTTAATTTCAGCAACACCTGCATTGGCTCAAAATCAGAAGGACTCCCTAGTGATGCCACCAAAAGCGAATAAAGTGCCTCATGTGATGACAGAACATGGAGACACGCGCACCGATAATTACTATTGGCTAAGAGATGATTCACGTAAAGATCCTAACGTGCTTGATTATCTGAATGCTGAAAATGCCTATACTGAATCAGTGATGAAAGAAGGCAAGGCGCTCGAAGAAACGCTCTTTAATGAAATGGTGAGCCGCATGGCTCAAAACGATGAATCAGTGCCTTATATTTATAATGGCTATACTTATCGGACTATTTATCAAGAAGGTAAAGATTTCCCTATTTATCAGCGTAAACCAGTAAATAGCGAAGGTGAATGGGAAGTTCTCGTTGATGGAAACGAACGTGCTAAAGGGCACGAATTCTATCAATTAGGTGATTTGACAATCAGCCCAGATAACAAACGTATCGCTATTGCAGAAGATAAAGAAGGGCGCAGAAACTATAATGTTGCCTATAAAGATTTATCGGATAATACATGGAAAGAGAATGTGTTAACCAATATCTCAGCAAATCTTGTGTGGGCAAATGACAGCAAAACACTATTTTATGTTGATAAAGATCCGCAAACCTTACTGCCTTATCAAATCTATCGCCATCAATATGGCACTGATCGTAAACAAGATGTCAAAATCTTCGAAGAAAACGACGATCGTTTTTATACATGGATGGGTAAAAGTAAATCTGAAGATTACATTCTTGTCTCTATTGAAAGCTCAACAACCTCAGAATCTCGTTTAATTGACGCGAATGCGCCAGAAAAACCAATGGTAATATTCTCTGCGCGTCAAGAAGGGCGTGAATATGATATCGACCATTTTAATGGCGAATTCTATATTCGTTCGAATCATGAGAGTGAATTGTTTGGTCTTTATAAAACGGCATCAATCGATAAGCCTTGGGAAACCGTCATTGCACCACAAAAAGAGGTCGATTTAGAAGGTTTCGATCTCTTTAATCGCTGGTTAGTTGTGGAAGAAAGAAAACAAGGACTAGTGTCATTACGTCAAATTGATTGGAAAACAGGTCAATCGACGAATGTGACCTTTGACGATCCTGTTTATATGGCATGGCTAGGTTTTAACCCTCAAGCAGATAGCGAAGAGCTTCGCTTTGGTTATACTTCTATGACAACGCCTTCTTCAACTTATCAATGGAATATGCAAACGCATCAAAAGCAATTGCTTAAACAGCAAGAAGTGAAAGGCTTTGAACGCAATTTATATGAAAGCGAGCGTATCTGGGTAAAAGCACAAGACGGTGTTGAAGTTCCCGTATCATTGGTTTATCGCAAAGACTTATTTAAGAAAGGTGAAAATCCTATCTTAATTTATGGCTATGGCTCTTACGGTAGCAGTATCGATCCTTCGTTTAGTTCACCTCGTTTAAGCTTATTAGACCGAGGCTTTGTGTATGCCATTGTGCATGTGCGTGGTGGCGGTGAATTAGGTAAACGCTGGTATAACCAAGGTAAAATGGAACATAAAGTTAATACTTTTACAGACTTTATTGATGCCACTAAATATCTAATTGCCAAAGGTTACGGAGCACCCAAACACGTTTACGCTATGGGTGGCAGTGCGGGCGGATTATTAATGGGCGCCGTTGTGAATATGGCACCTGAGTTATACCGCGGTGTTGTATCTCAAGTTCCATTTGTGGATGTTGTGACAACAATGCTTGATGCTTCAATTCCTTTAACAACAGGGGAATATGAAGAATGGGGAAATCCTGCTGATAAAGACGTTTATTTCCGCCTAAAATCGTATAGCCCATATGATAATGTGGTTGCCAAGGCATACCCTCATTTATTAGTCACAACAGGATTACATGATTCACAAGTGCAATATTGGGAGCCTGCAAAATGGGTTGCGAAATTGCGTGAATTAAAAACAGATAATAATCTGCTATTACTTGAAACTAATATGAGTGCAGGGCATGGTGGTAAATCAGGGCGTTTTAATCGCTTACGCGATACAGCCAAAGAATATGCTTTTATTCTGATGTTAGAACAGCCTGAAGTCTATTTTAAAGCTCAAAATATAAAATAG
- the maeB gene encoding NADP-dependent oxaloacetate-decarboxylating malate dehydrogenase has product MEDKLKQSALDFHEFPVPGKITVTPTKPLITQRDLALAYSPGVAAPCLEIAANPLAAYRYTAKGNLVAVISNGTAVLGLGNIGALAGKPVMEGKGVLFKKFSGVDVFDIEVNETDPDKLVDIIASLEPTFGGINLEDIKAPECFYIEKKLREKMNIPVFHDDQHGTAIISTAAILNGLRIIKKEISKVKLVVSGAGAASIACMNLLVALGLTRENITVCDSKGVIYRGREANMAETKAAYAIEDNGTRTLDDVINNADIFLGCSGPGVLTQEMVKKMARDPLILALANPEPEILPPLVKAVRSDAIICTGRSDYPNQVNNVLCFPFIFRGALDVGATAINEEMKLACVHAIAELALAEQNEEVASAYGDQELSFGPEYIIPKPFDPRLIVKIAPAVAKAAMDSGVATRPIEDFSAYIEHLNEFVYKTNLFMKPIFSQAKKEKKRIVLAEGEENRVLHATQELVTLGLATPILIGRPSVIEMRIQKLGLHIKAGKDFEVVNNENDPRFKEYWQEYHQIMKRRGVSQEQARRAMIGNPTLIGAIMVRRGEADGLICGTVGSYSEHFEIYKNVFGLREGMETAGAMNALLLPSGNTFITDTYVNEDPTAEQLADITIMAADTIRRFGIEPKAALVSRSSFGSFDSPSSIKLRKALEIIKQRAPELEIDGEMHADAALVESIRRDVMPDSPLKGAANLLVMPTMEAARISYNLLRVTSSDGVTVGPVLMGVAKPAHILTPIASVRRIVNMVALAVVEAQAQSQN; this is encoded by the coding sequence ATGGAAGACAAATTAAAACAAAGCGCTCTAGATTTTCATGAATTTCCCGTACCTGGCAAAATCACAGTAACACCAACAAAACCACTCATAACCCAACGTGATTTAGCATTAGCTTACTCACCAGGCGTTGCCGCTCCTTGTTTAGAAATTGCAGCAAATCCTCTTGCTGCTTATCGCTACACAGCCAAAGGTAACCTTGTCGCGGTGATTTCAAATGGTACTGCGGTACTTGGGCTTGGAAATATCGGTGCCTTAGCAGGTAAGCCTGTGATGGAAGGTAAAGGCGTTTTGTTTAAGAAGTTTTCTGGCGTTGATGTTTTTGACATTGAAGTTAATGAGACAGATCCTGACAAACTCGTTGACATTATCGCATCATTAGAGCCAACATTTGGTGGTATTAACCTCGAAGATATTAAAGCACCAGAGTGTTTCTATATTGAGAAAAAACTGCGTGAGAAAATGAACATTCCTGTATTCCATGATGATCAGCATGGTACAGCGATTATCTCTACAGCCGCAATTCTCAATGGTTTGCGTATTATTAAAAAAGAAATTAGTAAAGTAAAATTAGTGGTATCAGGAGCAGGTGCCGCGTCTATTGCTTGTATGAACTTATTAGTTGCTTTAGGGCTAACACGCGAAAACATCACTGTATGTGACTCTAAAGGGGTTATCTACCGTGGACGTGAAGCTAATATGGCAGAAACCAAAGCTGCTTATGCAATCGAAGATAACGGCACTCGTACATTAGATGACGTTATTAATAATGCTGATATTTTCTTAGGTTGCTCAGGGCCTGGCGTATTAACGCAAGAAATGGTCAAGAAAATGGCTCGCGATCCACTTATTCTCGCGCTTGCAAACCCAGAACCTGAAATTTTACCGCCGTTAGTAAAAGCTGTACGTTCAGATGCGATTATCTGTACAGGGCGTTCTGACTACCCAAATCAGGTTAATAACGTATTGTGTTTCCCATTCATCTTCCGTGGCGCATTAGACGTTGGTGCGACAGCAATTAATGAAGAGATGAAACTCGCTTGTGTTCATGCTATTGCAGAATTAGCACTCGCGGAACAAAACGAAGAAGTTGCTTCTGCCTATGGTGATCAGGAACTCTCTTTTGGCCCTGAATACATTATTCCGAAACCGTTTGATCCACGTTTGATTGTGAAAATTGCGCCAGCAGTTGCAAAAGCGGCGATGGATTCTGGTGTTGCAACACGTCCAATTGAAGATTTCTCTGCTTATATCGAACACCTTAATGAGTTTGTTTATAAAACGAACTTATTTATGAAACCTATTTTCTCGCAAGCGAAAAAAGAGAAAAAACGCATTGTGTTAGCAGAAGGGGAAGAAAACCGCGTACTACATGCAACGCAAGAATTGGTAACGTTAGGATTAGCCACTCCAATCTTAATTGGCCGTCCTAGTGTGATTGAAATGCGTATTCAGAAATTGGGTTTACACATTAAAGCTGGTAAAGACTTTGAAGTGGTGAATAATGAAAACGACCCACGTTTCAAAGAGTATTGGCAAGAATATCACCAAATCATGAAACGTCGCGGTGTATCACAAGAGCAAGCTCGCCGTGCAATGATTGGCAATCCAACACTTATTGGTGCCATTATGGTTCGCCGAGGTGAAGCAGATGGTCTGATTTGCGGTACTGTGGGTAGCTATTCTGAACATTTTGAAATCTACAAAAATGTGTTTGGCTTACGTGAAGGAATGGAAACCGCAGGGGCAATGAATGCTCTGCTATTGCCAAGTGGTAACACTTTTATTACAGATACTTACGTCAATGAAGACCCAACCGCAGAACAACTAGCTGATATTACGATTATGGCTGCTGATACTATTCGTCGCTTTGGTATCGAGCCAAAAGCAGCGCTGGTTTCTCGTTCAAGTTTCGGCTCATTTGATAGCCCATCTTCAATCAAACTCAGAAAAGCGTTAGAGATAATCAAGCAACGTGCACCTGAATTAGAGATTGATGGTGAAATGCATGCAGATGCAGCATTAGTAGAATCTATTCGCCGTGATGTGATGCCAGATAGTCCATTAAAAGGCGCTGCAAACCTATTAGTTATGCCAACAATGGAAGCCGCACGTATTAGCTATAACTTGCTGCGTGTGACAAGCTCTGATGGTGTGACAGTAGGACCAGTATTAATGGGTGTTGCTAAACCTGCCCACATCTTGACGCCAATTGCATCAGTACGTCGTATCGTGAATATGGTGGCATTAGCTGTTGTGGAAGCTCAAGCACAATCTCAAAATTAA